From the ANME-2 cluster archaeon genome, the window AACAACTGACTTTAAATAAAAAAACCAGTAGTTAAAACATTCTGTACGTTTTGTTTTTTGAAGTTCCTTTTTAAAGTAGAATCGATTAATAAAATAATACAGGCAGATAATAAAGAATATGTACACCAATAATCGGCCAGTATTGAATAATTCCTGTGCTACCATCTTGTTCTTCCTCTATTTGATTAACCTATCAAGCCCTATCATCACCGCTGCTCCAATTATCGAAAAGACAACAACGAGTGCCACAAATATCAGGAAAACTCTCCCATCCATTTTTTTCAGATAATCAGGTTCTTCAAATCCCATCCTCTTTGCCAGAACCACAAAAACCAACATAGCTGCTTCAAGAGCTAAGATGCCTTTTATAAAGGGCATCAGAGACAACTGCAATGCATAGTAGCGAATAAGGAGAAAGATGGATGCTACTGCAATGAATAGCATCATCTTAATACCTGTGGGGCGGTTAAGCTCGAATACTTTTCCAAGTTTTAAGGCTATGAATAAAATAATAAGAATCCATATCCTGTGAAGCACAGGGTATTGAAGTGAGAAATAAAGATATACCGCATAAACCACAATCAAGATAGCCAATTCTCTTAATGGTTTGGTATTTCCAAAACGGTATATAATTGGGCTTAGTGTATTCTTCCTATGCCAGACCATGATTACAAAAATGGCAAAGGTTACAATCGGCGCCAGATAAAATGTGGCAGTCAGGTCTGTTTTAATATAACCATACGTGATCAATCCTCCGATGCCAATAAAGGTATAGAAGAGAACTGCAATCGACCTCAATAGTTCTTCCTTAACGATGTAATCCCATTCGAATAACGAACCGAATAACTTCGGAGATGCATCGCCCCCGCTATCTGGCTTATTAGCATAACCTTCTCCAGAAGGGGGCTTGTTGATTTTAGTATCCGCAACAGGACACCAGCCCATAACTTTCCGTATATTTTCGATCAAAGCAGTCATTATTCCCCTCCAATTTTCTTTAACTTTTCAGGAGCAATGTTTTTCAGCATCAAAAAATCATGCTCATTGCGTGGATAAAGAATTATATTCCTTCCCCTGGTGCTAATCCTTATGATCCCTGGATAATGGGATATTCTAATCGCGCCATATATCACATATATCAGCAATAATGTAGATATCCTAAATATCACACTCGTAATTGAAGTTGATGATAGCGATATTAAAATAACCAATATCAATGCGATTAAACTCCGCACCCTATGTTTGTGTGCATAGTTTTCACCTAGTTTTACCGTATCAATATCACTTTTATGATATCTCTTCTCACCCAATAACGGGAACCTTATCCGCAACATCTCTTTATCCACGGATATTTTGGTGCGCTCGAATATGAAAAGTGATGCATAGAGCAAAAGCGACAGAAGAATCAAATATATATCCGACCTCTGGATGCCGATTAAAAACAGGCCGATGGAACCAAACATAACAGCAAAGATGCGCCAGTCAAACATCTGGACTGGTATATCCATAACCTGATCATTCCCATCATAGTTAGCAGTGCCTGTACGATAGGAATTTCCTGTAGAGAAAAAATCATTATTGTCAAAAACGACTCTTTCCTGGGGGCACCAGCCCATCATTTTCCGTATAGTTTCCGCCACATTTATTGTCATACCAATGCCCTCAATTTCCCAAACAGTTCCTCTGCCAATTTCGTGGGATCGTCCGTATTTTCAAGTTTGAGCTTCATCTCGTCTGCAAAGTCCCATAACAGTTCGATACACTGGGTGTACCTGCTACATGCACCGCAGTCCCCTTCATGTTCATACCATACCTGCATCCCATGTTTTTCAGATACGAATATAATGGCTTTAGCATCAAACGGTATCGAATGCCCAAACAGGATGCCCCGTTCAACATTCATACCTACCATCTCTATCTGGTTTGACTGCGCCATCTCAAGCAGGGTGTCTTCAATTCGCTTATTCATGCTGATGAGCGCTCTGGATACTGCCTGTCTTGATATGTTGAACGAGCGTGCTATATTGATATTGGGAAGCCCGTCCCGACGCAGTTTCCAGAACTTGAATTGCTTTTCATCTATTGGCAGGAACATGTGTCAATGTATGCGTATTGACTATTTAAACATGTCGACTCTGTTAATTTATTCAGAACAGAATGTATTCTAATTACAACTACCGCCAACAAAAATCATACTACAAAACGAGCACTATCAACAGGAATTCATGTAGAATATCTTTCATTTGTACTCCATTTTTTCTTCTATTATTGACCTCTAACCTGTTCTCATATATCTGACAATTTCGCCAATTGCAGGTCGCTTTCCATACATCAGCAGTCCCACTCTGAACAACCTGGCAGAAACCAGTATCACGAAATATACAGACACCATCAAAATCAATAAGCTTATCGCTATCTGGTAGCTCGGTACATCAGAAACGCCCATACGTATCAACATGGCAACGGGAGATGTTAACGGGAACAGGGAAAAGAACATCGATAACGTACCATCTGGTTTGGTTATCAGTACCTGCATGAACAATATGGGTGCTATAGCCGGGAACGTGAAGATAGGAATGAGCTGCTGGCTTTCATTCATCGAACCGCTTATTGCTCCCACTGCTCCCATCATACTGGCAAATAACAGGAACCCAAGGATAAAATATGCCAGTGATAGAATCAATAACAGGGGATTGATAGATAAAGCAAAAACATATATCAATCCGGAAAAGCCCACCGAGAGCCATATCGCTATTTGCAGCAATCCTACCGAACCCAGTCCGATGATCTTTCCCGTGAGCAGTTCCATGGGAGTTATTGAAGATAATATTATCTCTATTATCCGGCTTTCTTTTTCTTCTGCCACACTTTGCAATAGAAATCCCGAGGAGGTAAAAATTGAGATCAGCAGAAGAATACCGGTCATATAGGGAAGGGCAAATTCTTCCAGCAGGTCTGATAGTCCTTTTTCACTTACCTCACCTGTGGTCTCGAGAGAATATCGTTTGAAAGTTATAGGATCTTTGACACGCTGCAAGGTATCTTCATCCACTTTATCCTGTAGCAGGATATTTACCATCAATTCAGAAAGTTCGTCCTGAGGGATGATTGTTCCTTTTCCTATCACATAGGATTCAACAATTCCGGTCTTGATATAATCTGGTGGAATGATCAGATATCCTGATAATATCCCCGATACAAGGTCCTGTCTGGCAGCAGTGACATCTGAATATTGTATGAATTGTATGGTCTGGTCCATTCCATTACCCAGGTCTTCCAAATCCTGATTATTTATCGTCCCCGGAATTTCATTTGAAAATATCATTGAACCCCTTACTGTGATCTCATCCGGGAATTCAAATGAATTTGACCGGTCAATGTAACCCAGGGTAAGGTCTTCAGGGGACGATAAACCAATAAGCATTACGGGAATCAATATGAGAAGGATAAAGAAAAGCGGGAAACCTAATGTCACCAATATGAACTGCTTTCTCTTTACCGTTTTTAAGAACTCGTATTTTGCTACCATTATGGATTTGTTCAACTGGAGACCCCCTTGACAATGGTAATGAAAATGTCGTTCAGTGACGGAGTTGATTGTTCAAGGCGCAGGATCCTGACCCTCTTTACAATATCTTCAATAAGAGACTGGATATCGTGTCCCTCTTTTGGGAATATCTCAATATATGTCCCGTGACTGATGATATTTTCTATCAGGTCGATTTCTTTAAGCGAGGCAAGGTTACCTTCGAATTCCAGGAAAATAGAATTATTCCGGTGTTCGTTCCTGATATCTCGGACCTTCCCATCCAGAACTATCACACCTTTATTGATCATCAGTATGCGATCGCACATGACCTCTGCCTGTTCCATCATATGAGTGGAAAGTATGATAGTCTTGCCAGCTTTTTTTTGTTCGATGAGAATGTTCTTGATGATCTGGGTATTTACCGGGTCAAGACCTGAGAATGGTTCATCCAC encodes:
- a CDS encoding ABC transporter permease, whose protein sequence is MVAKYEFLKTVKRKQFILVTLGFPLFFILLILIPVMLIGLSSPEDLTLGYIDRSNSFEFPDEITVRGSMIFSNEIPGTINNQDLEDLGNGMDQTIQFIQYSDVTAARQDLVSGILSGYLIIPPDYIKTGIVESYVIGKGTIIPQDELSELMVNILLQDKVDEDTLQRVKDPITFKRYSLETTGEVSEKGLSDLLEEFALPYMTGILLLISIFTSSGFLLQSVAEEKESRIIEIILSSITPMELLTGKIIGLGSVGLLQIAIWLSVGFSGLIYVFALSINPLLLILSLAYFILGFLLFASMMGAVGAISGSMNESQQLIPIFTFPAIAPILFMQVLITKPDGTLSMFFSLFPLTSPVAMLIRMGVSDVPSYQIAISLLILMVSVYFVILVSARLFRVGLLMYGKRPAIGEIVRYMRTG
- a CDS encoding DUF1673 family protein, producing the protein MTALIENIRKVMGWCPVADTKINKPPSGEGYANKPDSGGDASPKLFGSLFEWDYIVKEELLRSIAVLFYTFIGIGGLITYGYIKTDLTATFYLAPIVTFAIFVIMVWHRKNTLSPIIYRFGNTKPLRELAILIVVYAVYLYFSLQYPVLHRIWILIILFIALKLGKVFELNRPTGIKMMLFIAVASIFLLIRYYALQLSLMPFIKGILALEAAMLVFVVLAKRMGFEEPDYLKKMDGRVFLIFVALVVVFSIIGAAVMIGLDRLIK